Part of the Streptomyces sp. NBC_01353 genome, GCTCATCGCGGACCGTGTCCTCGCGGCAGGAGGCCTCACTCCCAACGTCGACATCAAGCCGGTGTCGGCCGGCATCGACACGATGCCGGGCCTTCTGGAGCGGGGACAGCTGGACGCGTTCTTCTGGTCCGGCGGTCTGCCCACCCAAGCCGTCCAGGCACTCTCCGAGCGCCTTCCGGTACGACTCATTCCGCTGGACGCGACGCTGATCGACAACCTCCACGACGTCGGCGAGTCGAACCGCCACTACCGCTCCGCCGTCATCCCGGCCGACGCCTACACCCGCGCACAGGACGGACAACCGGTGGAGACGCTCGCGGTCGCGAACCTCCTCGTGACGACCGACGCGTCGGATTCGTCGCTCGTGGAGGGTTTCACCCGCACAGTGATCAGAAGCCGTGACCGGATCGGCGGCCAGGTGCACCCGGCCCAGCTGGTCGATCTGCGGACCGCCATCTACACGGAGCCCTTGGCACTGCACGAGGGCGCCCAGCGCTACTACCGCTCCGTGAAGCCGTAAATCGTAGCCGTAGCCGTATGACGTGAACCGTATGACGTGAA contains:
- a CDS encoding TAXI family TRAP transporter solute-binding subunit, encoding MLQSLSRAVRRRLLPVSAAVLVVCGLLVWWLVPFGTPAPSGRVTFSTGVPTGVYQRYGELLQQALARDLPDVSITLRNSEGSQQNLARLASGEADFTIATSDAVAQYQRDRKPGFDQLRGCARLYDDYVQLVVRKDAPVRSVADLRGLRVGVGQEGSGVRLIADRVLAAGGLTPNVDIKPVSAGIDTMPGLLERGQLDAFFWSGGLPTQAVQALSERLPVRLIPLDATLIDNLHDVGESNRHYRSAVIPADAYTRAQDGQPVETLAVANLLVTTDASDSSLVEGFTRTVIRSRDRIGGQVHPAQLVDLRTAIYTEPLALHEGAQRYYRSVKP